From the Cryptomeria japonica chromosome 2, Sugi_1.0, whole genome shotgun sequence genome, one window contains:
- the LOC131868034 gene encoding putative receptor protein kinase ZmPK1: MDAPWVLLVNFMALICVSESEGAGVKTVAHLSSALLNSPGWNSNDNMNLVSSDGTFCAGFYNVTPNRYAFAVWYADRTLAWMANSTSLVGGNSSLTLQNGALSILDENGVIAWTSKVTPNSKYALDLILQDSGNLVFNQWESFKDFPTFNLLPTQDFSPGDVLQKEQEEQAPKWYWQSGSFPAVDLDKSGYLNSSNIIQNSLIMASDRGKKDQLRRLTLDRDGNLRIYSRKRYPPSSWEIVWEAVSQHCRIHGVCGENAVCKVNSGWKPMCEYPPGFDPSPVDNRNCKPHSDIKNLTNVRFVALDFVNFDGPNSVPGPAKRLQVCIEFCRNNSTCLGFVHQLDKGNCVYQFGKLVNGYWSPDGQTRMYLKSSASGEEAAPNLFHGLLSVVQNVCPIRLEIPFPRTQSDYTTRNLIIICCVFGLELLCGAYAFGAFLRRYTELRNIARIFAMDLLPSGGPKKFTYAELKSATNDFSNIVGKGGFGTVYKGLLPDQRQIAVKKLEGLHHGEQQFWAEVTIIGRIHHLNLVRMWGFCAEGEHRLLVYDYIPNGSLEKHLFDTEGATAMEWGVRYRIALGVARAIAYLHEECLEWVLHCDIKPENILVDENFCPKVSDFGLAKLVEKERTLKVSTVRGTRGYLAPEWFQNYPITAKVDVFSFGMVLFEIVSGERNINGSPEQDSEFYFP, translated from the exons TCTTCTGCTCTTCTGAATTCTCCTGGTTGGAATTCCAATGACAACATGAACTTGGTTTCTTCAGATGGTACGTTTTGTGCTGGGTTCTATAACGTGACACCAAATCGTTATGCCTTTGCTGTCTGGTATGCTGATCGAACTCTAGCGTGGATGGCGAACTCAACTTCTCTTGTGGGTGGCAACTCTTCTTTGACCTTACAAAACGGGGCTCTCTCCATTTTGGACGAGAATGGTGTAATTGCGTGGACGAGTAAGGTCACGCCTAATTCAAAATATGCCCTGGATCTTATTTTGCAGGATTCGGGCAATCTGGTGTTCAATCAATGGGAAAGCTTTAAGGACTTCCCCACATTTAATCTTCTTCCCACACAAGACTTCAGCCCAGGAGACGTTTTGCA GAAGGAACAGGAAGAGCAGGCACCCAAATGGTACTGGCAATCGGGTAGCTTTCCAGCAGTTGATCTGGACAAGTCTGGGTATCTGAATTCAAGCAACATCATTCAAAATTCCTTGATCATGGCGTCCGACAGGGGCAAGAAGGACCAGTTGAGAAGATTGACATTAGATAGAGACGGAAACCTCCGTATATATAGTCGGAAAAGATATCCTCCTTCTTCATGGGAAATAGTGTGGGAAGCCGTCTCGCAGCACTGCAGAATCCATGGGGTCTGTGGAGAGAACGCTGTGTGTAAGGTAAACTCGGGGTGGAAACCAATGTGTGAATATCCGCCTGGTTTCGACCCGAGCCCAGTCGATAATCGAAACTGCAAACCGCACAGTGATATCAAGAATCTCACCAATGTAAGATTTGTAGCGCTTGACTTCGTCAATTTTGATGGACCTAATTCTGTACCAGGGCCTGCAAAAAGATTACAAGTCTGCATAGAGTTTTGCAGGAACAACAGCACGTGTCTGGGTTTCGTGCACCAACTCGACAAAGGAAACTGTGTCTACCAATTCGGCAAATTGGTGAACGGATATTGGTCTCCAGATGGGCAAACGCGCATGTATTTGAAGAGCTCTGCAAGCGGGGAAGAAGCTGCTCCGAATCTCTTTCATGGTTTGCTCTCTGTAGTTCAAAATGTTTGTCCGATCCGTCTAGAAATACCTTTCCCCAGGACTCAATCGGACTACACGACACGAAATCTCATCATAATCTGCTGCGTTTTCGGGTTAGAGCTCTTGTGCGGGGCTTATGCCTTCGGCGCATTTCTGAGGAGGTACACGGAATTAAGAAACATAGCCCGAATTTTCGCAATGGATCTTCTTCCTTCTGGTGGGCCTAAGAAATTCACATACGCAGAGCTCAAATCAGCCACCAATGATTTCAGCAATATAGTGGGGAAGGGAGGATTTGGGACAGTGTACAAGGGTCTTCTGCCGGATCAGAGGCAGATTGCAGTGAAGAAACTGGAAGGACTTCATCATGGGGAACAACAATTCTGGGCAGAGGTGACAATCATAGGGCGAATCCATCACCTCAACCTTGTTCGCATGTGGGGATTTTGCGCAGAAGGTGAGCACAGACTTCTGGTTTACGATTACATACCCAATGGGTCTTTAGAGAAGCATTTGTTCGACACGGAGGGAGCGACTGCAATGGAGTGGGGCGTCCGATACCGCATAGCTTTGGGGGTCGCAAGAGCCATTGCTTACCTTCATGAGGAGTGCCTGGAATGGGTTCTTCATTGTGATATCAAACCAGAGAATATTTTGGTCGATGAGAACTTTTGTCCCAAGGTTTCTGATTTTGGACTAGCTAAATTGGTTGAGAAAGAGCGCACCCTGAAAGTGTCTACGGTCAGAGGGACACGGGGATATTTAGCACCAGAGTGGTTTCAAAACTATCCTATCACGGCAAAGGTGGATGTGTTCAGCTTTGGAATGGTGCTTTTTGAAATAGTTAGCGGAGAAAGGAATATAAATGGCTCACCTGAACAAGATAGTGAGTTCTATTTTCCTTAA